In Kitasatospora viridis, one DNA window encodes the following:
- a CDS encoding TetR/AcrR family transcriptional regulator yields the protein MSSSAPSKRIRKTPEARRAEIVAAASAIALTEGLECLTVRRVADELAVRPGLISHYFPVVEDLVAEAFGVAAGGELDELLPTDGGAPPLDRLARFLSLTRGERYDGMSRLWLNARHLSRYRPALRDRVGHQEKLWRGRLTGLVEQGVAAGAFRTADPAGAAVQLLVVLDGLGAHANTERGDRPAVVDTLAAATAERVLDLPAGTLTDSVAVP from the coding sequence ATGTCGTCAAGCGCCCCGTCGAAGCGGATCCGGAAAACCCCGGAAGCCCGCCGGGCCGAGATCGTGGCCGCCGCCTCGGCGATCGCCCTCACCGAAGGCCTGGAGTGCCTGACGGTCCGTCGGGTGGCCGACGAGCTCGCCGTCCGCCCCGGACTGATCAGCCATTACTTCCCGGTCGTCGAAGACCTGGTCGCCGAGGCCTTCGGGGTCGCGGCCGGCGGCGAACTCGACGAGCTGCTGCCCACCGACGGCGGCGCACCGCCGCTCGACCGGCTCGCCCGGTTCCTCTCGCTCACCCGCGGCGAGCGGTACGACGGGATGAGCCGGCTCTGGCTCAACGCCCGCCACCTGAGCCGCTACCGGCCCGCACTGCGGGACCGGGTCGGCCACCAGGAGAAGCTCTGGCGCGGCCGACTCACCGGCCTGGTCGAGCAGGGCGTCGCCGCCGGAGCCTTCCGCACCGCCGACCCGGCGGGCGCCGCCGTGCAACTGCTCGTGGTGCTCGACGGCCTCGGCGCGCACGCCAACACCGAGCGCGGCGACCGGCCCGCGGTGGTCGACACCCTGGCCGCCGCCACCGCCGAGCGCGTGCTCGACCTGCCCGCCGGCACCCTGACGGACTCCGTCGCGGTGCCATGA
- a CDS encoding amidohydrolase has translation MSPDLVLLSARLLDPGTGRLLPQTALAAAGGRIAALGDDRGIRALAGPGTEVIDLKGAVVTAGFTDGHLHPVSGAERTTGVDLSGCHDLAAVRTALAAAVADLAPGDWLRGWGLDPNAFGDQPVAAASLGPVLDGVPALLDLFDAHSLLASARALELAGIDGPRSFEQRSEIVCDADGRPTGLLLEDAACELVEAAAPKPTEAELLERAGRVLDRMAAAGLTGGHAMDANGSSLAVYAALEQRGDLPLRLRVAPWYQPDATAEALAELIRQQGTGGRRWQVTGVKMFMDGTIDNGTAWLELPDCHGESTHSFWPDPARYTEVVAELHRAGVPTATHAIGDAAVRHVLDAVEKAHAQGGPTVRHRIEHIETVPDDTLARFARLGVTASMQPTHCCEYTKADHSDNWSRRLGEPRASRAWRCRDLWDSGARVVLGSDWPIAPFPPLAVMAGARHRRPSDLSAPPHGPEQALTPLQALQGITVNPAWAAGEDTERGSLAEGHRADLTVLADNPLDVGDTDLPDVPVLLTVVDGRSAFRHTGL, from the coding sequence GTGTCCCCCGATCTCGTCCTGCTCTCCGCCCGGCTGCTCGACCCCGGCACCGGCCGGCTGCTGCCGCAGACCGCGCTGGCCGCCGCCGGCGGCCGGATCGCCGCACTCGGCGACGACCGGGGGATCCGGGCCCTGGCCGGCCCCGGCACCGAAGTGATCGACCTCAAGGGCGCGGTGGTCACCGCCGGCTTCACCGACGGCCACCTGCACCCGGTCTCCGGTGCCGAGCGCACCACGGGGGTCGACCTCTCCGGCTGCCACGACCTCGCGGCGGTGCGGACCGCCCTGGCGGCGGCCGTCGCCGACCTGGCCCCCGGCGACTGGCTGCGCGGCTGGGGCCTGGACCCGAACGCCTTCGGCGACCAGCCCGTCGCGGCCGCCTCGCTCGGCCCCGTGCTCGACGGCGTGCCGGCCCTGCTCGACCTCTTCGACGCGCACTCGCTGCTGGCCAGCGCCCGCGCCCTCGAACTGGCCGGGATCGACGGGCCGCGCAGCTTCGAGCAGCGCTCCGAGATCGTCTGCGACGCCGACGGGCGGCCCACCGGCCTGCTGCTGGAGGACGCCGCCTGCGAGCTGGTCGAGGCCGCCGCGCCCAAGCCCACCGAGGCCGAACTGCTGGAGCGGGCCGGGCGGGTGCTCGACCGGATGGCCGCCGCCGGCCTGACCGGCGGCCACGCGATGGACGCCAACGGCAGCAGCCTGGCCGTCTACGCCGCCCTGGAGCAGCGCGGCGACCTGCCGCTGCGGCTGCGGGTCGCCCCCTGGTACCAGCCGGACGCCACCGCCGAGGCCCTGGCCGAGCTGATCCGGCAGCAGGGCACCGGCGGGCGCCGCTGGCAGGTGACCGGGGTGAAGATGTTCATGGACGGCACGATCGACAACGGCACCGCCTGGCTGGAACTGCCGGACTGCCACGGCGAGTCCACCCACTCCTTCTGGCCCGACCCGGCCCGCTACACCGAGGTGGTCGCCGAGCTGCACCGGGCCGGCGTGCCGACCGCCACCCACGCGATCGGCGACGCGGCCGTGCGGCACGTGCTGGACGCGGTGGAGAAGGCGCATGCCCAGGGCGGCCCGACGGTGCGTCACCGGATCGAGCACATCGAGACCGTGCCCGACGACACCCTCGCCCGGTTCGCCCGACTCGGCGTCACCGCCTCGATGCAGCCCACCCACTGCTGCGAGTACACCAAGGCCGACCACAGCGACAACTGGTCCCGCCGGCTCGGCGAGCCGCGCGCCTCCCGGGCCTGGCGCTGCCGCGACCTGTGGGACTCCGGTGCCCGGGTGGTGCTCGGCTCGGACTGGCCGATCGCCCCCTTCCCGCCGCTGGCCGTGATGGCCGGCGCCCGCCACCGCCGCCCCAGCGACCTCTCCGCTCCCCCGCACGGCCCCGAGCAGGCGCTCACCCCGCTCCAGGCCCTCCAGGGCATCACCGTCAACCCGGCCTGGGCGGCGGGTGAGGACACCGAGCGCGGCAGCCTCGCCGAGGGCCACCGCGCCGACCTCACCGTCCTCGCCGACAACCCGCTGGACGTCGGCGACACCGACCTCCCGGACGTCCCGGTCCTGCTGACGGTGGTCGACGGCCGCTCGGCCTTCCGGCACACCGGGCTCTGA
- a CDS encoding winged helix-turn-helix transcriptional regulator: MTEGAQFRQTVAGQRYEVFHTDCPARGVVDRVTSRWGIWVLISLRSNALRFYELRESIQGISEKMLAQTLRALVQDGLVWRTVEPTTPPQVTYGLTEFGREIDEPLAELFDRITRRLPPREAG, encoded by the coding sequence ATGACGGAAGGCGCGCAGTTCAGGCAGACCGTGGCGGGGCAGCGGTATGAGGTGTTTCACACCGACTGCCCCGCCCGCGGAGTCGTCGACCGGGTGACCAGCAGATGGGGCATCTGGGTGCTGATCTCCCTGCGGAGCAACGCCCTGCGCTTCTACGAACTGCGCGAGAGCATCCAGGGCATCAGCGAGAAGATGCTCGCCCAGACCCTGCGCGCCCTGGTCCAGGACGGCCTGGTCTGGCGCACCGTCGAACCGACCACACCGCCTCAGGTCACCTACGGCCTCACGGAGTTCGGCCGGGAGATCGACGAGCCCCTGGCCGAACTCTTCGACCGGATCACCCGCCGCCTGCCACCACGTGAGGCGGGTTAG
- a CDS encoding NAD(P)H-binding protein — translation MIIVTGATGNIGRPLVRALAQAGRPVTAVSRRAAEVPDGVRHFAADLADPAALEPALAGAQALFLLLSGDLHAAGADPAGIIGRAAANGVRRVVLLSSQGVATRPFGPTRVAMRELEDGLRTSGLEWAVLRPGGFASNALWWAGSVRAERTVAAPFGDVGVPLIDPADIAGVAAACLLDDRHTGAVHDLTGPELITPRQQAAAIADALGSPVRFHELTRAQAKAAMVQGMPAELADDTLDILGAPNPAELRVSPDVERVLGRAPRRFADWAARNVAAFR, via the coding sequence ATGATCATCGTGACCGGAGCCACCGGGAACATCGGCCGACCGCTGGTGCGGGCGCTGGCGCAGGCGGGCCGGCCGGTGACGGCGGTGTCCCGGCGCGCCGCCGAAGTGCCGGACGGCGTGCGGCACTTCGCGGCCGACCTGGCCGACCCCGCCGCCCTGGAGCCCGCCCTCGCCGGGGCGCAGGCGCTGTTCCTGCTGCTCTCCGGCGACCTGCACGCCGCCGGGGCCGACCCGGCCGGCATCATCGGGCGGGCCGCGGCGAACGGCGTGCGGCGGGTCGTCCTGCTCTCCTCGCAGGGCGTGGCGACCAGGCCGTTCGGGCCCACCCGGGTCGCGATGCGCGAACTGGAGGACGGGCTGCGGACGTCCGGGCTGGAGTGGGCCGTGCTGCGGCCGGGCGGGTTCGCCTCCAACGCGCTGTGGTGGGCCGGGTCCGTCCGGGCGGAGCGGACCGTCGCCGCGCCGTTCGGCGACGTCGGCGTGCCGCTCATCGACCCGGCGGACATCGCCGGGGTCGCGGCCGCCTGCCTGCTGGACGACCGGCACACCGGCGCCGTCCACGACCTGACCGGCCCCGAACTGATCACGCCGCGTCAGCAGGCGGCCGCCATCGCCGACGCGCTGGGCTCGCCGGTGCGGTTCCACGAGCTGACCCGGGCGCAGGCCAAGGCCGCCATGGTCCAGGGCATGCCGGCCGAGCTCGCGGACGACACCCTGGACATCCTCGGCGCGCCGAACCCGGCCGAACTGCGCGTCAGCCCGGACGTCGAGCGGGTGCTCGGCCGCGCCCCGCGGCGGTTCGCCGACTGGGCCGCGCGCAACGTCGCCGCGTTCCGCTGA
- a CDS encoding DUF2201 family putative metallopeptidase, with the protein MPHGAPRTHVVDLTDRQALLRFRPAAPEVRAEAERLKEAALLDFGLTESAVASWLYAKCHHQLGTTAVDTAAVLASGDGSCLLLYNPDFFVGLGLDGVKFVLFHEARHLIQRHLYADPELRADPVFRLATEVTINHVALLRLGREELPSLAGEPVGVDPRVVHRAYLADLAAQRLDAVDYEAFVETDQSVYRELGRMTDPPVPLVRCQHLHGDGTAGELPADPLTVAEVGSSVLLNALLAARRGHRPAEEELRDLLGRTMAESAEARKLWGTLGAGRVRGRTDANRRVEWWQRWLVDVLASRLAEGERLVYPKKRGALLAALGQQPMLARRGPVRERVLVIAYDTSGSMPQRVVDWLTELVGRIDGVHAHWLAFDGVVEPFQPGAVVRGGGGTSFQAVADHVEGRTAPDRGVPFTEQVDAVLVLTDGYAPHITPAEPEKWIWLITEGGDDWPDHHQPPMACHRVSTGELR; encoded by the coding sequence GTGCCGCACGGCGCCCCGCGCACCCACGTCGTCGACCTGACCGACCGCCAGGCGCTGCTCCGCTTCCGCCCGGCCGCCCCCGAGGTGCGGGCCGAGGCCGAGCGGCTCAAGGAGGCCGCGCTGCTCGACTTCGGCCTGACCGAGTCGGCCGTCGCCTCCTGGCTGTACGCCAAGTGCCACCACCAGCTCGGCACCACCGCCGTGGACACCGCCGCCGTGCTGGCCTCCGGCGACGGCAGCTGCCTGCTGCTCTACAACCCGGACTTCTTCGTCGGGCTCGGCCTGGACGGGGTCAAGTTCGTGCTCTTCCACGAGGCCCGGCACCTGATCCAGCGTCACCTGTACGCCGATCCCGAGCTGCGCGCCGACCCGGTCTTCCGGCTCGCCACCGAGGTGACCATCAACCACGTCGCGCTGCTGCGCCTGGGCCGCGAGGAGCTGCCCTCGCTCGCGGGCGAGCCGGTCGGCGTCGATCCCCGCGTGGTCCACCGCGCCTACCTGGCCGACCTGGCCGCGCAGCGGCTGGACGCGGTCGACTACGAGGCCTTCGTCGAGACCGACCAGAGCGTGTACCGCGAGCTGGGGCGGATGACCGACCCGCCGGTGCCGCTGGTGCGCTGCCAGCACCTGCACGGCGACGGCACCGCCGGGGAGCTGCCCGCCGACCCGCTGACCGTGGCCGAGGTGGGCTCCTCGGTGCTGCTCAACGCGCTGCTCGCGGCCCGGCGCGGCCACCGCCCGGCCGAGGAGGAGCTGCGCGACCTGCTGGGCCGCACGATGGCCGAGTCCGCGGAGGCCCGCAAGCTCTGGGGCACGCTCGGCGCCGGTCGGGTGCGCGGGCGCACCGACGCGAACCGGCGGGTCGAGTGGTGGCAGCGCTGGCTGGTGGACGTCCTGGCGAGCCGGCTGGCCGAGGGCGAGCGGCTGGTCTACCCGAAGAAACGCGGCGCGCTGCTGGCCGCGCTCGGGCAGCAGCCGATGCTCGCCCGGCGCGGGCCGGTGCGGGAGCGGGTGCTGGTGATCGCCTACGACACCTCGGGCTCGATGCCGCAGCGCGTCGTCGACTGGCTGACCGAACTGGTCGGCCGGATCGACGGGGTGCACGCGCACTGGCTGGCCTTCGACGGCGTGGTGGAGCCGTTCCAGCCGGGCGCGGTGGTGCGCGGCGGGGGCGGCACCAGCTTCCAGGCGGTCGCCGACCACGTGGAGGGCCGCACCGCGCCGGACCGGGGCGTCCCGTTCACCGAGCAGGTGGACGCCGTGCTGGTGCTCACCGACGGCTACGCCCCGCACATCACCCCGGCCGAGCCGGAGAAGTGGATCTGGCTGATCACCGAGGGCGGCGACGACTGGCCCGACCACCACCAGCCCCCGATGGCCTGTCACCGCGTCAGCACAGGAGAGCTCCGTTGA
- a CDS encoding AAA family ATPase codes for MIDLGQTGQVFGEHGIGKTATFRAHLAAHHPDTALVVVPAANLTPDDLLANAPVRDPRTGELVLRQLLMSQLMPGQPFVLLIDDSLQAGETIQAQLMQVACNWTLGEHDLRALGCVGVFLTDNESLAETSARRSDLAVLDRMVTLRVTAEDTSWPFALAARFPEWDLKPVFRIRASLDPAIRELLSPRTLEHVLANAREGFPLVWGLPLLGGERLRLTEPGPDGRPGRDRTHEVLDRIAGALGVPNPARIADPVRRVLRAALRRRWAVLLQGPPGCGKTELVRELTREQLGRDPLYFSLPVTNVEDLCAPVPTTEGALHNLLAAGFAGSEPKAIVWDEYNRPKDKAAFAKLMEITQEWSLAGARIEGLRAQIALQNPPYHLGRKLLVARNNIAQASRFTVSLDLDPADVPANEWLIAHYGQDAETVLDWWKYDLDEEGRAWISKRTMERLIKLHRRGLPLKLGTVYLGDGEYAPVPLDGLEDRLAGRRRAGLREIAAELGRWVRRLELAAADCAEGGNDTDLVHQAIANAELSQLRKHRKAVAALVRLLPPKLRASYLAGAGPEHQRFWIELFAALPR; via the coding sequence ATGATCGACCTCGGCCAGACCGGCCAGGTCTTCGGCGAGCACGGCATCGGCAAGACCGCCACCTTCCGCGCCCACCTCGCCGCGCACCACCCGGACACCGCCCTGGTGGTGGTCCCGGCGGCCAACCTGACCCCGGACGACCTGCTCGCCAACGCGCCGGTGCGCGACCCGCGGACCGGCGAACTGGTGCTGCGTCAGCTGTTGATGAGCCAGCTGATGCCCGGGCAGCCGTTCGTGCTGCTGATCGACGACTCGCTGCAGGCCGGCGAGACCATCCAGGCGCAGCTGATGCAGGTCGCCTGCAACTGGACGCTCGGCGAGCACGACCTGCGGGCGCTGGGCTGCGTCGGCGTCTTCCTGACCGACAACGAGTCGCTGGCCGAGACCAGCGCCCGGCGCAGCGACCTGGCCGTGCTGGACCGGATGGTGACCCTGCGGGTCACCGCCGAGGACACCTCCTGGCCGTTCGCCCTGGCGGCCCGGTTCCCCGAGTGGGACCTCAAGCCGGTGTTCCGGATCCGGGCCTCGCTCGACCCGGCGATCCGCGAGCTGCTCTCGCCGCGCACCCTGGAGCACGTGCTGGCCAACGCCCGCGAGGGCTTCCCGCTGGTCTGGGGCCTGCCGCTGCTGGGCGGCGAGCGGCTGCGGCTGACCGAGCCGGGCCCCGACGGCCGGCCCGGGCGGGACCGCACCCACGAGGTGCTGGACCGGATCGCCGGCGCGCTCGGCGTGCCCAACCCGGCCCGGATCGCCGACCCGGTGCGCCGGGTGCTGCGGGCCGCGCTGCGCCGGCGCTGGGCGGTGCTGCTCCAGGGTCCGCCCGGCTGCGGCAAGACCGAGCTGGTGCGCGAGCTGACCCGGGAACAGCTGGGCCGCGACCCGCTCTACTTCTCGCTGCCGGTCACCAACGTCGAGGACCTGTGCGCCCCGGTCCCGACCACCGAGGGGGCGCTGCACAACCTGCTGGCGGCGGGCTTCGCCGGCTCGGAGCCGAAGGCGATCGTCTGGGACGAGTACAACCGGCCCAAGGACAAGGCGGCCTTCGCCAAGCTGATGGAGATCACCCAGGAGTGGTCGCTCGCCGGGGCCCGGATCGAGGGCCTGCGCGCCCAGATCGCGCTCCAGAACCCGCCCTACCACCTGGGCCGCAAGCTGCTGGTCGCCCGCAACAACATCGCCCAGGCCAGCCGCTTCACCGTCTCGCTGGACCTCGACCCGGCCGACGTCCCGGCCAACGAGTGGCTGATCGCCCACTACGGCCAGGACGCCGAGACGGTGCTCGACTGGTGGAAGTACGACCTGGACGAGGAGGGCCGGGCCTGGATCAGCAAGCGCACCATGGAGCGGCTGATCAAGCTGCACCGGCGCGGCCTGCCGCTCAAGCTCGGCACCGTCTACCTGGGCGACGGCGAGTACGCGCCGGTCCCGCTGGACGGGTTGGAGGACCGGCTGGCCGGGCGGCGGCGCGCCGGGCTGCGGGAGATCGCCGCCGAGCTCGGCCGCTGGGTGCGGCGGCTGGAGCTGGCCGCCGCGGACTGCGCCGAGGGCGGCAACGACACCGACCTGGTGCACCAGGCGATCGCCAACGCCGAGCTGTCCCAACTGCGCAAGCACCGCAAGGCGGTGGCGGCGCTGGTGCGGCTGCTGCCGCCGAAGCTGCGGGCCAGCTACCTGGCCGGGGCCGGGCCGGAGCACCAGCGGTTCTGGATCGAGCTGTTCGCCGCGCTGCCCCGGTGA
- a CDS encoding SDR family oxidoreductase, producing the protein MGDRGGLGGLGAELPTRAELDAYSGLLRRLRRLPLDHPVRLRTEREAESFVREGRHARRKARRAEVSAADAAALAGTATGAPGRREDAPLALPARPGPVAGLLRPRRCYVCKSLYHRVDGFYHALCAACADDNRRRRGLRTDLTGRRVLLTGGRVKIGFQLALMMLRDGAELVVTSRFPRDTVRRFAAAEGSAEWLGRLTVVGIDLRDPRQVLGLCEQLRAEGRPLDALVNNAAQTLRRPPQAYALLAEGERSELPPGVAVQWAPGFRPLPALRGAWPAAELAHATADGPDPAGGLALPVDEAGLLPDPAVANSWSARLGELDPAEVLETQLVNALAPALLCDRLLPLLLASPHPRRYIVNVTAVEGRFEVRNKTSGHPHTNMAKAALNMLTRTSAAELAEQGVHMCAVDTGWITDENPAPKKARIAEHGFRTPLDIVDGAARVYDPIVRGEAGDPVAGVFLKDYREAAW; encoded by the coding sequence CTGGGTGACCGGGGCGGTCTGGGCGGCCTCGGCGCCGAACTGCCCACCCGGGCCGAGCTCGACGCCTACTCCGGGCTGCTCCGCCGGCTGCGCCGACTGCCCCTCGACCACCCCGTGCGGCTGCGCACCGAGCGCGAGGCCGAGAGCTTCGTGCGCGAGGGGCGGCACGCCCGCCGCAAGGCTCGCCGCGCCGAGGTGTCCGCGGCCGACGCGGCCGCGCTGGCCGGCACCGCCACCGGCGCTCCGGGCCGCCGCGAGGACGCGCCGCTCGCCCTGCCCGCCCGCCCGGGCCCGGTGGCCGGCCTGCTGCGCCCGCGCCGCTGCTACGTCTGCAAGTCGCTCTACCACCGGGTCGACGGCTTCTACCACGCGCTCTGCGCCGCCTGCGCCGACGACAACCGCCGGCGGCGCGGTCTGCGCACCGACCTGACGGGTCGTCGGGTACTGCTGACCGGTGGTCGGGTGAAGATCGGTTTCCAGTTGGCGCTGATGATGCTGCGCGACGGGGCCGAACTGGTCGTCACCAGTCGTTTCCCGCGCGACACGGTGCGCCGGTTCGCGGCCGCCGAGGGCAGCGCCGAGTGGTTGGGGCGGCTGACCGTGGTCGGCATCGACCTGCGGGACCCGCGCCAGGTGCTCGGGCTGTGCGAGCAACTGCGCGCCGAGGGGCGGCCGTTGGACGCGCTGGTGAACAACGCCGCGCAGACCCTGCGCCGCCCGCCGCAGGCCTACGCGCTGCTCGCCGAGGGGGAGCGGAGCGAGCTGCCGCCGGGCGTGGCGGTCCAGTGGGCGCCGGGCTTCCGGCCACTGCCCGCGCTGCGCGGCGCCTGGCCGGCCGCGGAGTTGGCGCACGCGACGGCCGACGGCCCGGACCCGGCCGGTGGCCTGGCGCTGCCGGTGGACGAGGCGGGGCTGCTGCCGGATCCGGCGGTGGCGAACTCCTGGTCGGCGCGGCTCGGTGAGTTGGATCCGGCGGAGGTGTTGGAGACGCAGCTGGTGAACGCGCTGGCGCCGGCGCTGCTCTGCGACCGGCTGCTGCCGCTGCTGCTGGCCTCCCCGCACCCGCGCCGCTACATCGTGAACGTGACCGCGGTGGAGGGCCGGTTCGAGGTGCGCAACAAGACCTCCGGCCACCCGCACACCAACATGGCCAAGGCCGCGCTGAACATGCTCACCCGCACCAGTGCGGCCGAGCTGGCCGAGCAGGGCGTGCACATGTGCGCCGTGGACACCGGGTGGATCACCGACGAGAACCCGGCGCCGAAGAAGGCGCGGATCGCCGAGCACGGCTTCCGCACCCCGCTGGACATCGTCGACGGCGCGGCCCGGGTCTACGACCCGATCGTCCGCGGCGAGGCCGGCGACCCGGTGGCCGGCGTCTTCCTCAAGGACTACCGGGAGGCGGCCTGGTGA
- a CDS encoding SPOR domain-containing protein, protein MTASESNPPTWRVMRQDDNGNRYLVARELPKDEAERFAAELEARGHKQLYWTELDPPRAAD, encoded by the coding sequence ATGACCGCTTCCGAATCGAACCCGCCCACCTGGCGGGTGATGCGTCAGGACGACAACGGCAACCGGTACCTGGTGGCCCGTGAGCTCCCGAAGGACGAGGCCGAGCGGTTCGCCGCCGAGCTGGAGGCGCGCGGGCACAAGCAGCTCTACTGGACGGAGCTCGACCCGCCCCGCGCCGCCGACTGA
- a CDS encoding SPFH domain-containing protein: MADITRRFGLSHLRAAPTSHIRHLRGGKLAHDGAGLAFWFHPLKAAISEVPSDDQELSMLFHARTAEFQDLAVQATVTYRITDPATAASRLDFSIAPDTGSWRSDPLDRLGTLLTETAQQHALELIARTPLAQALTDGAAAVRQRVTEALTAEPRLTEIGLSVLAVRVTALRPEPEMERALRTPAREQVQQEADRATYERRAVAVERERAIAENELASRIELARREEQLVTQQGANARQEAEQHAAADAVRAETEAVRRTRLASAEAEATRILAEAQADAERAHGAAAAAAKQAWLDAHQQAGPEVLQALALTRLAENLPRIDSITLTPDALTGLLAKLGRTPAADGPAR; encoded by the coding sequence ATGGCTGACATCACCCGACGCTTCGGCCTGTCGCACCTGCGCGCCGCACCCACCTCACACATCCGGCACCTGCGCGGCGGCAAACTCGCCCACGACGGCGCGGGGTTGGCCTTCTGGTTCCACCCGCTCAAGGCGGCGATCTCCGAAGTGCCGTCGGACGACCAGGAGCTGTCGATGCTCTTCCACGCCCGCACGGCCGAGTTCCAGGACCTGGCCGTGCAGGCCACGGTGACCTACCGGATCACCGACCCGGCCACCGCCGCCAGCCGACTCGACTTCAGCATCGCTCCGGACACCGGGAGTTGGCGCTCCGACCCGCTGGACCGGCTCGGCACCCTGCTCACCGAGACCGCCCAGCAGCACGCCCTCGAACTGATCGCCCGCACCCCGCTGGCGCAGGCCCTCACCGACGGTGCGGCCGCCGTGCGGCAGCGGGTCACCGAGGCGCTGACCGCCGAGCCGCGGCTGACCGAGATCGGGCTGTCGGTGCTCGCGGTGCGGGTCACCGCGCTGCGGCCCGAGCCCGAGATGGAGCGCGCGCTGCGCACCCCCGCCCGCGAGCAGGTGCAGCAGGAGGCGGACCGGGCGACCTACGAGCGACGGGCCGTCGCGGTCGAACGCGAGCGTGCGATCGCCGAGAACGAGCTCGCCAGTCGGATCGAACTGGCCCGCCGTGAAGAGCAGTTGGTCACCCAGCAGGGCGCCAACGCGCGCCAGGAGGCCGAGCAGCACGCCGCCGCCGACGCGGTGCGGGCCGAGACCGAGGCGGTGCGGCGCACCCGGCTGGCGAGCGCCGAGGCCGAGGCGACCCGGATCCTGGCCGAGGCACAGGCCGACGCCGAGCGGGCCCACGGCGCGGCCGCCGCGGCCGCCAAGCAGGCCTGGCTGGACGCGCACCAGCAGGCCGGCCCCGAGGTGCTGCAGGCGCTGGCGCTGACCCGGCTGGCCGAGAACCTGCCCCGGATCGACAGCATCACCCTCACCCCCGACGCGCTCACCGGCCTGCTGGCCAAGCTGGGCCGCACCCCGGCCGCCGACGGCCCGGCGCGATGA
- a CDS encoding NAD(+)/NADH kinase: MTLAPRAVLVHRRTDYQDLLARHGSRGQAAFFLAGRDRSLDELEDRHHRTLAALARAAGAVPAGWRHSRVERDDLDRFLFGPQDVVVVVGQDGLVANVAKYLSGQPVIGIDPDPGRNAGVLVRHRPGDAAELLHAATAARAGAAGTVPLTEHTMVEAVADDTQRLLALNEIYIGQRTHQTARYRLAAPGGSAEDQASSGVLVCTGTGATGWCRSTWLERRSTLRLPEPTAPALGWFVREAWPSPVTGTSQVQGVLDTAEQLSLTVESDQLVAFGDGMESDALQLSRGQTVRLRVAGERLRLLA; this comes from the coding sequence ATGACGCTCGCGCCGCGCGCGGTGCTCGTGCACCGCCGCACCGACTACCAGGACCTGCTGGCCAGGCACGGCTCGCGCGGCCAGGCCGCGTTCTTCCTGGCCGGCCGCGACCGCTCCCTGGACGAGTTGGAGGACCGCCACCACCGCACCCTCGCCGCCCTGGCCCGGGCCGCCGGCGCCGTCCCGGCCGGCTGGCGGCACAGCCGGGTCGAGCGCGACGACCTGGACCGCTTCCTGTTCGGGCCGCAGGACGTGGTGGTCGTGGTCGGGCAGGACGGCCTGGTCGCGAACGTCGCCAAGTACCTGTCCGGGCAGCCGGTGATCGGCATCGACCCCGACCCGGGCCGCAACGCCGGCGTGCTGGTCCGTCACCGGCCGGGCGACGCGGCCGAGTTGCTGCACGCGGCGACCGCCGCCCGGGCAGGCGCCGCCGGCACCGTCCCGCTGACCGAGCACACCATGGTGGAGGCCGTCGCCGACGACACCCAGCGCCTGCTCGCCCTGAACGAGATCTACATCGGCCAGCGCACCCACCAGACCGCCCGCTACCGGCTGGCCGCCCCCGGCGGCTCCGCCGAGGACCAGGCCTCCTCCGGCGTCCTGGTCTGCACCGGCACCGGAGCCACCGGCTGGTGCCGCTCGACCTGGCTGGAGCGCCGCAGCACCCTGCGCCTGCCCGAGCCGACCGCGCCCGCCCTGGGCTGGTTCGTCCGCGAGGCCTGGCCCTCCCCCGTCACCGGGACCAGCCAGGTGCAGGGCGTGCTCGACACCGCCGAGCAGCTGAGCCTGACCGTCGAGTCGGACCAGCTGGTCGCGTTCGGCGACGGCATGGAGTCCGACGCCCTCCAGCTGAGCCGGGGCCAGACGGTCCGGCTGCGGGTGGCCGGGGAGCGACTGCGCCTGCTCGCCTGA